Proteins encoded in a region of the Populus nigra chromosome 3, ddPopNigr1.1, whole genome shotgun sequence genome:
- the LOC133688138 gene encoding peroxiredoxin Q, chloroplastic yields the protein MASISLPKHSLPSLLPTLKPITSSSQNLPILSKSSQSQFYGLKFSHSTSLSIPSSSVKNTILAKVNKGQAPPSFTLKDQDGKTLSLSKFKGKPVVVYFYPADETPGCTKQACAFRDSYEKFKKAGAEVVGISGDDPSSHKAFAKKYRLPFTLLSDEGNKIRKEWGVPADLFGTLPGRQTYVLDKKGVVQLIYNNQFQPEKHIDETLKLLQSL from the exons ATGGCTTCCATTTCTCTCCCTAAACACTCTCTGCCCTCTTTGCTTCCCACTCTTAAACCCATAACCTCATCTTCTCAAAACCTCCCAATTCTCTCCAAGTCATCGCAGTCACAGTTCTATGGCCTCAAGTTCTCCCATTCTACTTCTCTTTCAATCCCATCTTCTTCGGTGAAGAATACCATTTTAGCCAAG GTAAACAAAGGACAGGCGCCACCATCCTTCACTTTGAAAGATCAGGATGGAAAGACTTTGTCCCTCTCCAAATTCAAAGGGAAGCCTGTGGTTGTCTACTTTTACCCTGCTGATGAAACCCCTGGGTGCACCAAACAG GCCTGTGCTTTTAGAGATTCTTATGAGAAGTTCAAGAAAGCAGGCGCTGAGGTTGTTGGAATTAGTGGTGATGATCCATCATCGCACAAG GCATTTGCCAAAAAGTACAGACTTCCATTTACATTGCTGAGCGACGAAGGTAACAAGATAAGGAAAGAGTGGGGAGTGCCAGCAGACCTGTTCGGGACCTTACCTGGGAGACAGACATATGTTCTGGACAAGAAAGGGGTGGTCCAACTCATCTACAACAATCAGTTCCAACCTGAAAAGCATATTGATGAAACTCTTAAACTACTTCAAAGCCTTTGA
- the LOC133687807 gene encoding probable flavin-containing monooxygenase 1: MARQSNLMVSKVGIIGAGVSGIAVAKQLSNYNPVVFEASDSIGGVWKSCSYSSTKLQSPRGDYEFTDFPWPNRDDPSFPSYIEILDYLKSYAEHFDVMKYVMFNSKVVEVRFVGGREPADSGEPGEYGSLLPGLPVWEVAVQSKQSDTIQWYAFEFLVVCTGKYGDIPKIPEFPLKKGPEVFKGKVMHSLDYCKLDKEAATQLHKGKKVAVVGFKKSAIDLALECAEANQGPEGQPCTMVVRTLHWTVPHYWVWGLPFFLFFSTRSSQFIHERPNQSLLRTMLCLLLSPMRHVVSKFIQSYLLHKLPLQKYGLKPDHPFIEDYASCQMAIMPENFFSEADKGKIVFKKASKWWFNKEGLEFEDNTKVEADVVIFATGFDGKRKLKDILPDPFCSLLEDARSGVMPLYRGTVHPLIPNMAFLGFIESVANLHTSELRSIWLARLIDNKFKLPTIDKMLEQVSKEIEIAKRTTRFYKRHCISTFSINHSDEICEEMGWSSWRKNNMLSEAFSPYGSRDYELK, from the exons ATGGCTAGGCAAAGCAATCTGATGGTCTCAAAAGTAGGCATCATTGGAGCAGGTGTAAGTGGTATAGCTGTTGCTAAGCAGCTATCTAACTACAATCCAGTGGTTTTTGAAGCGAGTGACTCCATTGGAGGGGTGTGGAAAAGTTGCTCTTACAGCTCTACAAAACTTCAATCCCCTCGCGGTGATTATGAATTCACTGATTTTCCCTGGCCTAACAGAGATGACCCAAGTTTTCCTTCTTATATTGAGATATTGGATTACTTGAAATCCTATGCTGAgcattttgatgtgatgaagTACGTGATGTTCAACTCAAAGGTGGTGGAGGTCCGGTTTGTTGGTGGCCGCGAACCAGCTGATAGCGGCGAACCCGGGGAGTATGGCAGCCTTTTGCCCGGACTGCCGGTATGGGAGGTTGCTGTGCAAAGCAAACAATCTGATACCATTCAG TGGTACGCGTTCGAATTTCTTGTCGTTTGCACTGGAAAGTATGGAGATATACCTAAGATTCCTGAGTTCCCACTCAAGAAAGGCCCCGAAGTATTCAAGGGCAAGGTGATGCATTCCCTAGATTACTGCAAGCTTGACAAGGAAGCGGCTACTCAACTGCATAAGGGAAAGAAGGTGGCAGTCGTTGGCTTCAAAAAATCAGCTATTGATTTAGCTCTTGAGTGCGCTGAGGCGAACCAAG GTCCTGAAGGGCAACCATGCACCATGGTTGTTAGGACATTACATTGGACTGTGCCCCATTACTGGGTATGGGGTTTgccatttttcttgttcttttccaCAAGATCTTCTCAGTTCATACACGAAAGGCCAAACCAAAGTCTCCTCAGGACTATGCTTTGCTTGCTGCTATCTCCCATG AGGCATGTAGTTTCCAAGTTTATACAGTCCTATCTCCTCCACAAACTTCCTCTGCAGAAATATGGATTAAAACCAGATCACCCTTTCATTGAAGACTATGCATCTTGTCAGATGGCTATCATGCCAGAAAATTTCTTTTCTGAGGCAGACAAGGGGAAGATTGTGTTCAAAAAGGCATCAAAATGGTGGTTCAATAAGGAAGGACTTGAATTTGAGGACAACACTAAAGTGGAGGCTGATGTTGTCATATTTGCAACTGGTTTTGATGGGAAGAGAAAGCTCAAAGACATCTTACCGGATCCTTTTTGCAGTTTGTTAGAGGATGCCCGTTCTGGTGTTATGCCTCTGTACAG GGGAACTGTTCATCCATTGATACCAAACATGGCTTTTTTGGGATTCATAGAGAGTGTTGCGAACCTTCACACATCAGAGCTGCGCAGCATTTGGCTGGCACGACTTATTGACAACAAATTTAAGCTCCCGACTATTGACAAGATGCTTGAACAGGTTTCTAAAGAGATTGAAATTGCAAAGAGGACTACCAGGTTTTATAAGAGGCATTGCATCTCAACTTTCAGTATCAACCACAGTGATGAGATCTGTGAAGAAATGGGATGGAGCTCCTGGAGGAAGAATAACATGTTATCAGAAGCATTCAGCCCTTACGGTAGTAGGGACTATGAACTGAAATAA
- the LOC133689812 gene encoding respiratory burst oxidase homolog protein E — translation MKSTSSFGRTSSRLSNYSRTFDLPDDDLDGSETASDCEIGGAMLPIFLNDLRRNNQDELVEVTLELEKDSIVVCSVNPNGRVMSTPSTPGGGAAAGILERSLSATSKIRRKFGWLRSRSSRTTWSENEERAISARDARKLKAKLDRSKLSAQRGLKGLRFINKTTGTTSESNELWKRVESRFKLLAKDGLLAREDFGECIGMVNSKEFAVCIFDALARRKRQRITKISKEELHDFWLQISDQSFDARLQIFFDMADSNEDGRIIREEVQELIMLSASANKLSKLKEQAEEYASLIMEELDPENLGYIELWQLETLLLQRDTYMNYSRPLSTASVSWSQNISSIKPQNVMHRLSFKLRNLILEKWQRAWILSLWVMIMVGLFVWKFLQYKNKAAFHVMGYCLASAKGAAETLKFNMALILLPVCRNTLTWLRSTRARSFVPFDENINFHKMVAGAIVIGVILHAGNHLLCDFPRLINSSPENFALIASDFNNKKPTYKELVTGIEGVTGISMVVLLTIAFTLATGRFRRNGVRLPAPFNKLTGFNAFWYSHHLTGVVYILLLVHGTFLFLAHKWYQKTTWMYISAPLLLYMVERNVRTRRSEHYSVKLLKVSVLPGNVLSLILSKPQGFKYKSGQYIFLQCPAISSFEWHPFSITSAPGDDYLSVHIRIVGDWTEELKRVFTEENDSPSVIGRAKFGQLGHMDQTRQPKLYVDGPYGAPAQDYRNYDVLLLVGLGIGATPFISILRDLLNNTRTADNQMDSNTENSRSDDSSNSYASSSMTPVSKKRTQRTTNAHFYWVTREPGSFEWFKGVMDEVAEMDHKGQIELHNYLTSVYEEGDARSTLITMVQALNHAKHGVDIVSGTRVRTHFARPNWKEVFNKIASKHPFGTVGVFYCGMPVLAKELKKLCQELSHKTTTRFEFHKEYF, via the exons ATGAAATCAACTTCGTCGTTTGGGAGGACGAGCTCCAGGCTATCCAATTACAGCCGCACGTTTGACTTACCAGACGATGATCTCGACGGTTCAGAAACCGCCAGCGACTGCGAGATTGGCGGTGCAATGTTGCCGATTTTCTTGAACGACCTGAGAAGAAATAACCAAGATGAGTTAGTTGAGGTCACGCTCGAGCTCGAGAAAGACTCCATTGTTGTTTGCAGTGTTAATCCGAACGGTAGAGTTATGTCAACTCCGAGTACGCCTGGCGGTGGTGCTGCGGCGGGGATTTTAGAGAGGAGTTTGTCGGCAACGTCGAAGATTAGGCGGAAGTTCGGGTGGTTAAGATCAAGATCTTCGAGAACGACATGGTCGGAGAATGAAGAGAGAGCAATCTCGGCGAGAGATGCACGGAAATTGAAAGCCAAGCTTGACAGGTCAAAACTGAGCGCTCAAAGAGGACTGAAAGGGTTGAGGTTTATAAATAAGACAACCGGTACGACGTCTGAGTCGAATGAGCTGTGGAAACGAGTCGAGTCCAGGTTCAAGTTGCTTGCTAAAGACGGTTTGCTTGCTAGAGAAGATTTTGGTGAATGTATAG GGATGGTGAATTCGAAGGAGTTTGCGGTGTGTATATTTGATGCACTAGCGAGGAGGAAGAGGCAGAGAATAACGAAAATAAGCAAAGAAGAGCTTCATGATTTCTGGTTACAGATTTCTGACCAGAGTTTTGACGCGCGCCTTCAAATTTTCTTTGACAT GGCAGATAGCAATGAAGACGGAAGGATCATAAGAGAAGAAGTGCAGGag CTTATAATGCTCAGTGCTTCTGCAAATAAACTGTCAAAGTTGAAAGAACAAGCAGAAGAATATGCTTCGTTGATAATGGAAGAACTTGATCCTGAAAACCTCGGATACATTGAG TTATGGCAGTTAGAGACACTTCTTCTACAAAGGGACACATACATGAACTACAGCAGACCATTGAGTACAGCAAGTGTAAGCTGGAGTCAGAACATAAGTTCAATCAAACCCCAGAACGTGATGCATAGGCTAAGCTTTAAATTGAGGAATTTAATTCTAGAGAAATGGCAAAGGGCTTGGATTTTATCGCTGTGGGTGATGATAATGGTTGGCCTCTTCGTCTGGAAATTCCTTCAATACAAGAACAAGGCTGCATTTCACGTCATGGGCTATTGCTTGGCGAGTGCCAAAGGTGCTGCAGAGACTCTCAAATTCAACATGGCTCTAATTCTATTACCTGTTTGTCGAAACACACTGACTTGGCTTCGGTCCACTCGAGCAAGGTCATTTGttccttttgatgaaaatattaatttccacAAG ATGGTTGCAGGCGCTATAGTAATTGGAGTCATCTTGCATGCAGGAAACCATCTATTATGTGACTTTCCCCGTCTGATAAACTCGTCTCCTGAAAATTTTGCCTTGATTGCGTCtgatttcaataataaaaagccTACATATAAAGAACTTGTGACTGGTATTGAAGGCGTGACTGGGATTTCTATGGTGGTGTTATTGACCATTGCATTCACTCTGGCAACAGGCCGTTTCCGGAGAAATGGGGTGAGACTACCTGCACCCTTCAACAAATTGACAGGTTTCAATGCGTTCTGGTACTCTCATCATCTTACTGGTGTGGTCTATATTCTGCTGCTCGTTCATGGAACCTTCTTGTTCTTAGCCCACAAGTGGTATCAGAAAACA ACGTGGATGTATATCTCTGCTCCCTTGCTGCTCTACATGGTTGAACGAAATGTTAGAACACGTAGATCAGAACATTATTCTGTAAAATTATTGAAG GTGTCAGTGCTACCGGGAAATGTCCTCAGCTTAATCTTGTCCAAGCCACAGGGATTTAAGTACAAAAGTGGGCAGTACATTTTTCTACAATGCCCAGCAATTTCCTCCTTTGAATG GCACCCATTCTCTATAACCTCAGCACCAGGGGATGACTATCTCAGTGTTCACATCCGGATAGTCGGAGACTGGACGGAGGAATTGAAGCGAGTTTTCACCGAGGAAAATGATTCACCATCTGTTATTGGTCGTGCCAAATTTGGTCAACTTGGGCACATGGATCAAACAAG ACAACCAAAGCTGTATGTTGATGGTCCATATGGGGCTCCAGCACAAGACTACAGAAATTACGATGTCTTGCTTCTCGTGGGGCTTGGCATAGGAGCTACCCCTTTCATAAGCATCCTTAGAGATCTTTTGAATAATACACGAACAGCAGATAATCAAATG GATTCAAACACTGAAAACAGTCGGTCAGATGACAGTTCAAATAGTTATGCATCTTCAAGTATGACACCAGTTAGCAAGAAGAGAACACAGAGGACTACCAATGCTCATTTCTACTGGGTTACTAGAGAGCCTGGATCTTTTGAATGGTTTAAAGGAGTCATGGATGAAGTTGCAGAGATGGATCACAAA gGTCAAATCGAACTGCACAACTACCTTACAAGCGTTTACGAAGAAGGTGATGCAAGGTCAACTTTGATCACCATGGTCCAAGCTCTCAATCATGCGAAACATGGTGTTGACATCGTGTCAGGCACTCGA GTAAGGACACACTTTGCAAGACCAAATTGGAAAGAAGTGTTTAACAAAATTGCTTCAAAGCATCCGTTTGGCACAGTAG GGGTGTTCTATTGCGGGATGCCAGTGTTGGCAAAGGAGCTGAAGAAGCTATGCCAGGAGCTGAGTCACAAGACAACCACAAGGTTTGAGTTTCACAAGGAGTATTTCTGA
- the LOC133689813 gene encoding uncharacterized protein LOC133689813, which translates to MEGLLKFVRQDTKPRASLSDNSYNLSEKVGLTAALSPPDQSRVLITRPPRPCDSSSNCRQMVSLWTCSKMCAIFFVAGIVVGYTLKKRVRRWAAKLLRRLKDD; encoded by the exons ATGGAGGGATTACTGAAATTTGTACGTCAGGACACGAAGCCAAGGGCTTCCTTGTCTGATAATTCTTACAACTTAAGCGAAAAGGTTGGATTAACTGCAGCTTTATCTCCCCCGGACCAGTCTCGTGTTTTGATCACTAGGCCTCCCAG ACCGTGTGATTCTTCTTCTAATTGCAGGCAAATGGTTTCTCTGTGGACTTGCTCAAAGATGTGTGCAATTTTCTTTGTTGCTGGAATTGTTGTTGGGTACACGCTGAAGAAACGTGTTAGGAGATGGGCTGCTAAGCTTCTTAGGAGGTTGAAAGATGACTGA